In Nostoc sp. GT001, a genomic segment contains:
- a CDS encoding pentapeptide repeat-containing protein produces MKRKTNHHIWVSILSLFLWGIVGITATVGFTPTALALEYNKEILVEADFSGRDLTDSSFTKANLRQSNFSRANLNGVSFFAANLESANLESSDLRNATLDSARLVRANLTNALLEGAFAANARFDGAIIDGADFTDTLLRPDEQKKLCKLAKGTNPITGRDTRDTLFCP; encoded by the coding sequence TTGAAGCGTAAAACAAACCATCACATTTGGGTAAGTATACTCAGCTTATTCCTGTGGGGAATAGTTGGCATCACCGCAACAGTCGGTTTTACTCCAACAGCTCTGGCACTTGAATATAATAAGGAAATTTTGGTAGAGGCTGATTTTTCAGGACGTGATTTAACAGACTCTAGCTTTACTAAAGCTAATCTTCGCCAGAGCAACTTCAGCCGAGCTAATTTGAACGGTGTCAGTTTCTTTGCAGCAAATTTAGAGTCTGCGAATTTGGAAAGTTCTGATTTGAGAAATGCCACTTTAGACTCAGCTCGTTTAGTCAGAGCAAATTTGACAAATGCACTATTGGAGGGTGCCTTTGCTGCTAACGCCAGATTTGATGGTGCAATCATTGACGGGGCAGATTTTACCGATACGCTGCTGCGTCCCGATGAGCAAAAAAAATTGTGCAAACTTGCCAAAGGGACTAATCCGATTACAGGACGAGATACGCGTGACACGTTGTTTTGTCCTTAG
- a CDS encoding YraN family protein: protein MANLPPSHYPDIGHLGEDLVAQWLQSTGWIILHRRFSSRWGEIDIIAQYDGRTGEKLFTQDSLRAKRPATANSTQHSILAFVEVKTRSSGSWDAGGRSAITPQKQAKIWRTAGIFLAQYPEKADYSCRFDVAIVYCQKISKNLTGVIANQEALATSSVPGYKFKLQEYILAAFDSSIDNG from the coding sequence ATGGCTAACCTTCCTCCATCTCATTATCCAGATATTGGTCATTTAGGAGAAGACCTAGTAGCCCAATGGTTGCAATCTACTGGTTGGATAATTCTCCATCGTCGCTTTTCTAGCCGCTGGGGAGAAATTGATATTATTGCTCAATATGATGGACGAACTGGGGAAAAACTCTTTACTCAGGACTCCTTACGGGCTAAACGCCCCGCTACCGCTAACAGCACTCAGCACTCAATATTGGCATTTGTTGAAGTTAAAACCCGTAGTTCAGGTAGTTGGGATGCCGGGGGAAGAAGCGCAATCACTCCACAAAAGCAAGCAAAAATCTGGCGTACAGCTGGAATATTTTTAGCGCAGTACCCTGAGAAGGCAGATTATTCTTGTAGGTTTGATGTTGCTATTGTCTACTGCCAAAAAATATCAAAAAATCTGACTGGGGTTATAGCAAATCAGGAAGCTCTAGCTACTTCATCAGTACCCGGATATAAGTTTAAGCTGCAAGAATACATTCTGGCAGCTTTTGACTCTTCAATTGATAATGGTTAA
- the queA gene encoding tRNA preQ1(34) S-adenosylmethionine ribosyltransferase-isomerase QueA, producing MKQKLVQANLKDTSRPQAKDLELDCSVAGYDYTLPPELIAQNPAVPRDSSRLLVVDSRTTGIEAAPLHHIFHDLPALLRSGDLLVMNNTRVIPARLYGHKSTGAKIQVLLLEERQHNCWLALVKPGKSFKQGAKIIFEPRQLGIRDYKDSSPIPSDGLSLSLAQPLVERCPQLTATVLETDAATGGRLLQFDVPEGKTLVELLEVFGEVPLPPYITTSKAADEQYQTVYAKQPGAIAAPTAGLHFTPELLQKLRDRQINQAFVTLHVGVGTFRPVEVEDVTTHQMHEEWIEVPAATVEQIRATKAAGGRIIAVGTTAVRALEGAAQSGNLQPFCGKTDLFIYPGYQWRVVDGLITNFHLPRSSLLMLVSALIGRQRLLNIYNEAIAFKYRFYSFGDAMLILPSGVGVGS from the coding sequence ATAAAGCAAAAACTAGTACAAGCCAATTTGAAAGATACATCTCGTCCACAAGCAAAAGATTTGGAATTAGATTGCTCGGTAGCTGGCTATGACTACACACTACCTCCAGAACTCATTGCCCAAAACCCAGCAGTTCCTAGAGATAGCTCACGGTTACTGGTAGTTGATTCTCGGACTACAGGCATAGAAGCAGCACCTCTACACCATATTTTCCATGATTTGCCTGCACTGCTACGCTCTGGTGATTTGTTGGTTATGAACAATACAAGAGTCATTCCAGCGCGGCTTTATGGTCATAAATCCACTGGTGCGAAAATCCAGGTGTTGCTGTTGGAAGAACGGCAGCATAACTGTTGGTTAGCTTTAGTTAAGCCAGGAAAAAGCTTCAAACAGGGAGCGAAGATTATCTTTGAACCAAGGCAATTAGGGATTCGGGATTATAAAGATTCTTCGCCAATCCCCAGCGATGGACTGAGCCTGTCGTTGGCGCAGCCTCTCGTAGAGAGGTGTCCCCAACTCACGGCTACGGTTCTAGAAACAGACGCAGCTACCGGGGGGCGTTTGTTGCAATTTGATGTACCAGAGGGAAAGACTTTGGTAGAACTGTTAGAGGTATTTGGTGAAGTACCGTTACCACCGTACATCACTACCTCAAAAGCTGCTGATGAACAGTATCAGACAGTTTATGCTAAACAACCAGGAGCGATCGCGGCTCCAACGGCAGGATTACACTTTACCCCAGAGTTATTACAAAAGTTGCGCGATCGCCAAATCAATCAAGCTTTTGTGACGCTACACGTTGGTGTCGGCACATTTCGCCCTGTGGAAGTAGAAGACGTAACTACCCATCAGATGCATGAAGAATGGATTGAAGTCCCTGCTGCTACAGTAGAGCAAATCCGCGCCACTAAAGCTGCTGGCGGTCGAATTATTGCTGTGGGAACAACGGCAGTAAGGGCTTTAGAAGGGGCGGCTCAATCTGGTAATTTACAACCATTTTGCGGAAAAACAGACTTGTTTATTTATCCCGGCTATCAATGGCGGGTGGTAGATGGTTTGATTACGAATTTTCACTTACCGCGTTCTAGTTTATTGATGTTGGTAAGTGCCCTAATTGGTAGACAACGGTTATTGAATATATACAATGAAGCGATCGCTTTTAAATATCGCTTTTATTCATTCGGTGATGCCATGCTAATTTTGCCGTCAGGTGTGGGAGTGGGGAGTTAG
- a CDS encoding tetratricopeptide repeat protein — protein MSEKYLFSHWLNLFCQVTLGGCSAFLLLAAPTITNFPVSKLLAETAISQDLEVASFFQQGVTRYNRQDLQGAEYAFRQALQRDPNLGAARNYLGNILIEQNRLDEALQEFTEAIKLNPNSSEAYYNLGLVLHRQGEKDAAITAYRQSLVIDSTRVAALYNLGLLLYEQGKLEEAIAAYQKAINLDGSNANAYLNLAIALQQQGQIEPAIATYRQALKLDPKNATAYSNMANLLAMHGQAPEAISVYRQAIRLNPKSASTYYNLGVTLYNQGEFKKASGVLKRAHNEYREQGNIEQAQKIEQLMQQIAQKTGQQQPQASQTATPSQSSDSTAQTPESQTPNQPETSANPGDVPVSVEPQSTSTSP, from the coding sequence ATGTCTGAAAAATACCTATTTTCTCATTGGTTAAATTTATTTTGTCAGGTAACACTCGGTGGCTGTTCTGCATTTTTGCTCTTGGCTGCACCGACAATTACTAATTTTCCAGTTAGCAAGCTGCTGGCAGAAACTGCAATTTCTCAGGATCTCGAAGTAGCTAGCTTTTTCCAGCAGGGAGTTACGCGCTATAACCGCCAAGACTTACAAGGTGCAGAATATGCCTTTCGCCAAGCGTTGCAGCGAGATCCTAACCTTGGGGCAGCACGGAATTATCTGGGTAATATATTAATAGAGCAAAATCGCCTGGATGAAGCTTTACAAGAATTTACAGAGGCGATAAAACTTAATCCCAATTCTAGCGAAGCTTATTACAACTTAGGGTTAGTGTTGCATCGACAAGGAGAAAAAGATGCAGCAATTACGGCTTATCGCCAGAGCTTAGTGATAGATTCCACAAGGGTGGCAGCACTGTATAATCTGGGTTTGTTGCTGTACGAACAAGGAAAGTTAGAGGAAGCGATCGCAGCATACCAAAAAGCGATTAATCTAGATGGCAGCAATGCCAATGCTTATCTTAACTTAGCGATCGCCTTGCAACAACAAGGTCAAATCGAGCCTGCGATCGCTACTTATCGCCAAGCTTTGAAGCTAGATCCTAAAAATGCCACAGCCTACAGCAATATGGCAAATTTGCTAGCAATGCATGGTCAAGCTCCTGAGGCTATTTCTGTTTATCGGCAAGCTATTCGCCTAAATCCGAAAAGCGCCTCAACTTACTATAACTTGGGAGTAACTTTATATAATCAGGGCGAGTTCAAAAAAGCCAGTGGAGTTTTGAAACGCGCTCACAACGAATATCGCGAGCAAGGCAACATTGAACAAGCCCAGAAAATTGAGCAGCTAATGCAGCAAATTGCTCAGAAAACTGGGCAACAGCAACCTCAAGCTAGTCAAACAGCTACTCCTTCTCAGAGTTCAGATTCTACAGCACAAACACCTGAGTCACAGACGCCAAATCAACCAGAAACGTCCGCGAACCCTGGCGATGTGCCTGTCTCAGTTGAACCACAATCCACTTCAACAAGTCCCTGA
- a CDS encoding TrkA family potassium uptake protein yields MNLSSLSFFRSLRKDNHQFAVIGLGRFGRSVCSTLHNFGYQVLATDIDEKRVSEALTEGIVGHALQLDSTEPAALKEAGIFEFDTVIVAIGNYVQESIITTLNVKEAGVPHVVAKASSEVHRKLLRRVGADHVVFPEYEAGCALARTLTKPAILDRFDLDPDNSIVELIVPDEFHGKTITELQLRNRYGLNLLAVSQDGKFQINPDATKRLERGSAMVVIGCNKDINRLPI; encoded by the coding sequence GTGAATCTGTCATCATTAAGTTTTTTTCGCAGTTTACGTAAAGATAACCACCAATTTGCTGTAATTGGGTTAGGTCGTTTTGGAAGGTCTGTCTGTTCCACGCTGCACAATTTTGGTTATCAAGTGCTGGCAACAGATATTGATGAAAAACGAGTTTCAGAAGCATTAACTGAGGGAATAGTTGGTCATGCTTTGCAACTAGACTCTACAGAACCAGCCGCACTCAAAGAAGCTGGAATTTTTGAATTTGATACTGTAATTGTTGCAATTGGCAACTACGTTCAAGAAAGTATCATAACCACTCTAAATGTGAAAGAGGCTGGTGTACCTCATGTAGTTGCTAAAGCTTCTAGTGAAGTTCACCGTAAACTATTGCGGCGAGTAGGAGCAGATCATGTTGTTTTTCCTGAGTATGAAGCGGGTTGTGCCTTAGCGCGTACTCTTACCAAACCAGCAATTCTAGATCGGTTTGACCTCGACCCAGATAACAGTATTGTAGAGTTGATTGTGCCTGATGAATTTCACGGCAAAACCATCACTGAACTGCAACTTCGTAACCGCTATGGTTTAAATTTGTTAGCAGTAAGCCAGGATGGTAAATTTCAAATTAATCCTGACGCTACCAAGCGTTTAGAGCGTGGTTCAGCAATGGTTGTTATTGGTTGCAATAAAGATATTAATCGTTTGCCGATTTAA
- a CDS encoding TrkH family potassium uptake protein produces MTVARTICLGFLAVIAVGTILLMMPFSTSDGTWDNLIVALFTSTSAVCVTGLSVVDPGTYFSFWGQLFIALLAQIGGLGYMTTTTFLILLIGRKFDMRQKIAIQQALDRPGMSGSSQVIRSIIATTLIFEITGVFLLIPAFVPEYGWSQGLWLAIFHSINAWNNAGFSLFKDNLIGYQSSFLVVFTISMLIIFGGIGYQVILEMYLWLRDCIHKKTQTQVFTLDFKVATSTTLILLVIGIIAFFCIEIRNPATFGSLSFRDQILVAWFQSVTPRTAGFNTIDISKMTTAGLFITIALMFIGASPGGTGGGMKTTTLRVLTSCTKAILRGKEEVLLYDRKIAITLILKAVGVLVGSVATVIFATILISLTDPTLDFIQILFEVVSAFATVGLSTGITGTISTAAKLILIVTMYVGRVGVLLLMSAVLGDPRPTRIHYPEENLLVG; encoded by the coding sequence ATGACTGTCGCTCGCACAATTTGTTTGGGGTTTCTGGCTGTCATTGCTGTTGGTACTATCCTGTTGATGATGCCTTTCTCAACTAGCGATGGTACATGGGATAACCTGATTGTGGCACTATTTACTTCCACATCCGCAGTTTGTGTCACAGGTTTATCAGTAGTCGATCCTGGTACTTATTTTTCCTTTTGGGGTCAGTTATTTATTGCCCTCTTAGCTCAGATTGGCGGGTTGGGCTACATGACAACCACCACATTTCTGATTTTGCTAATTGGTCGTAAGTTTGATATGCGGCAAAAAATCGCCATTCAACAAGCTTTAGACCGACCAGGGATGAGTGGTAGCTCCCAAGTTATCCGTTCAATTATTGCCACAACTTTAATTTTTGAAATTACCGGAGTCTTCTTACTTATACCAGCTTTTGTTCCAGAGTATGGATGGAGTCAAGGACTTTGGTTAGCGATTTTCCATAGCATCAATGCTTGGAACAATGCTGGTTTTAGTTTGTTTAAAGATAACTTAATTGGCTATCAATCATCCTTTTTAGTAGTCTTCACCATTAGCATGTTGATTATCTTTGGGGGAATTGGCTATCAGGTAATTTTGGAAATGTATCTTTGGTTGCGCGATTGCATCCACAAAAAAACTCAAACCCAAGTCTTTACCCTAGATTTCAAAGTTGCGACTAGTACAACTCTGATATTATTAGTAATAGGAATAATAGCCTTTTTCTGTATAGAAATCAGAAACCCTGCAACATTTGGCTCTCTAAGTTTTCGTGACCAGATATTAGTAGCTTGGTTCCAATCAGTTACTCCCAGAACTGCTGGTTTTAACACCATTGATATTAGCAAAATGACTACGGCTGGTCTATTTATTACGATTGCACTAATGTTTATTGGTGCAAGTCCAGGTGGTACAGGGGGAGGTATGAAAACAACAACTTTAAGAGTTCTAACCAGTTGTACAAAAGCTATTCTCCGGGGAAAAGAAGAAGTTTTGTTGTATGATCGCAAGATAGCAATAACTTTAATTTTAAAAGCTGTAGGTGTGTTAGTAGGATCGGTAGCGACCGTGATTTTCGCCACGATTTTAATTAGCCTCACAGATCCAACATTAGATTTTATTCAAATTTTGTTTGAAGTAGTATCAGCCTTTGCTACTGTAGGGCTTTCTACAGGCATTACAGGAACTATATCTACAGCAGCAAAGCTCATCTTAATTGTCACTATGTACGTTGGAAGAGTAGGTGTTTTACTACTGATGTCTGCCGTACTAGGAGATCCCCGCCCTACGAGAATTCACTATCCTGAAGAAAATTTACTTGTGGGATAG
- a CDS encoding methyltransferase domain-containing protein has protein sequence MSATLYQQIQQFYDASSGLWEQIWGEHMHHGYYGTDGSQKKDRRQAQIDLIEELLNWAGVQAAENILDVGCGIGGSSLYLAEKFNAKATGITLSPVQAARATERATEANLSLKTQFQVANAQAMPFADNSFDLVWSLESGEHMPDKTKFLQECYRVLKPGGKLIMVTWCHRPTDKLPLTADEEKHLQDIYRVYCLPYVISLPEYEAIARQLPLNNIRTADWSTAVAPFWNVVIDSAFTPQALWGLLNAGWTTIQGALSLGLMRRGYERGLVRFGLLCGNK, from the coding sequence ATGAGTGCAACACTTTACCAGCAAATTCAGCAGTTCTACGATGCTTCCTCTGGTCTGTGGGAACAGATTTGGGGCGAACACATGCACCACGGCTATTACGGGACTGATGGCAGCCAGAAAAAAGACCGCCGTCAAGCTCAAATTGATTTAATCGAGGAACTGCTCAATTGGGCGGGGGTACAAGCAGCAGAAAATATCCTCGATGTGGGTTGTGGTATTGGCGGCAGTTCTTTATATTTGGCAGAAAAGTTTAATGCTAAGGCTACAGGAATTACTTTGAGTCCTGTGCAAGCTGCCAGAGCAACGGAACGCGCAACGGAAGCGAATTTGAGTCTGAAAACTCAGTTTCAAGTCGCCAATGCTCAAGCAATGCCTTTTGCTGATAATTCTTTTGATTTGGTTTGGTCGCTAGAAAGCGGCGAACACATGCCAGATAAAACTAAGTTTCTCCAGGAATGTTATCGGGTATTGAAACCTGGCGGGAAGTTAATTATGGTGACTTGGTGTCATCGACCGACTGATAAGTTACCACTGACGGCGGATGAGGAAAAGCATTTGCAGGATATTTATCGGGTGTATTGTTTGCCTTATGTGATTTCTTTACCAGAATATGAAGCGATCGCACGTCAACTTCCATTAAACAATATTCGCACCGCCGATTGGTCAACCGCCGTCGCTCCCTTTTGGAATGTAGTCATTGATTCGGCATTTACTCCCCAAGCACTTTGGGGTTTACTCAACGCCGGTTGGACTACCATTCAAGGGGCGTTATCACTGGGGTTGATGCGTCGCGGTTATGAGCGCGGGTTAGTTCGGTTTGGTTTATTGTGCGGGAATAAGTAG
- a CDS encoding response regulator transcription factor, with protein sequence MPRILVIDDDPAISELVAVNLEMAGYDVSQAEDGIKGQALALQLQPDLIMLDLMLPRVDGFTVCQRLRRDDRTSEIPVLMLTALSQTQDKVEGFNAGADDYLTKPFEVEELLARVRALLRRTDRIPQAAKHSEILNYGSLTLVPERFEAIWFNETVKLTHLEFELLHCLLQRHGQTVSPSEILREVWGYDPDDDIETIRVHIRHLRTKLEPDPRHPRYIKTVYGAGYCLELPGVPPANEGASVTVVE encoded by the coding sequence ATGCCGAGGATTCTTGTCATAGACGATGACCCAGCGATTTCAGAACTAGTTGCCGTCAACTTGGAAATGGCTGGCTACGATGTTAGTCAAGCTGAAGACGGCATCAAAGGTCAGGCGCTGGCTCTCCAGCTTCAACCAGACTTGATCATGCTCGATTTAATGTTGCCCAGAGTAGATGGGTTTACCGTTTGCCAACGCCTGCGCCGCGACGATCGCACCTCTGAGATTCCCGTGTTAATGTTGACGGCTTTGAGCCAAACTCAGGACAAGGTGGAAGGCTTCAATGCTGGCGCAGATGACTATCTCACCAAACCTTTTGAAGTTGAAGAACTGCTGGCGCGGGTGCGGGCACTTTTGCGGCGGACTGACCGGATTCCTCAAGCCGCAAAGCACAGTGAGATTCTCAACTATGGCTCATTAACCCTCGTTCCCGAAAGATTTGAGGCAATATGGTTCAATGAGACGGTGAAATTGACTCACTTGGAATTTGAGTTACTTCACTGCTTATTGCAACGCCACGGTCAAACAGTTTCTCCCAGCGAAATCCTCAGAGAAGTTTGGGGCTACGATCCTGATGATGACATAGAAACGATTCGAGTGCATATTCGCCACTTGAGAACCAAGCTAGAACCAGATCCCCGCCATCCCCGCTATATCAAGACAGTGTATGGTGCTGGATATTGTCTTGAATTGCCCGGTGTACCTCCAGCAAATGAAGGGGCTTCGGTAACAGTCGTTGAATAA
- a CDS encoding alpha/beta fold hydrolase: MMCYTPTYNPSWFLQNGVMMTVYTALWGKRNWQSTTKDPEPSYHEKIFIGGEGVPIFGLVAIPENAHSTIIGTYGITGELKTEWFLRVLGRKAYAQGYAVVLFDWRAHGKSAELSPTLTSDGLYEGEDFVRIAAAAKAIGCPGKFWFTGYSLGGQLALWAVKVAGEVIRDYGDLGLEDSDIGGGMVICPSLDSERSLSYLVTKPFGRYLEAGIAQNLKKLAWRIHDAHPGSLDPEAIERANSIWGFDNELVIKRLGFPSVEAYYQASSALQILPQISKPTLILYAADDPLFDPAIIPELEQACDRNPAIDLLLTQYGGHVGYLSSKDCQRQVNDSDPWWAWNRVLQWLEQQRIE; encoded by the coding sequence ATGATGTGTTATACTCCCACCTACAATCCGTCTTGGTTTTTACAAAACGGTGTGATGATGACTGTATACACCGCTTTGTGGGGAAAACGTAACTGGCAAAGTACTACTAAAGACCCAGAACCGTCTTATCACGAGAAAATCTTCATTGGTGGGGAAGGTGTGCCAATTTTTGGCTTGGTTGCCATCCCGGAAAATGCTCACAGCACGATTATCGGTACTTATGGCATTACCGGAGAATTAAAAACAGAATGGTTTTTGAGAGTGCTAGGACGTAAGGCTTACGCTCAAGGATATGCTGTGGTGTTATTTGATTGGCGTGCCCACGGCAAAAGTGCCGAATTGTCGCCGACTCTCACCTCTGATGGTTTGTATGAGGGGGAAGATTTTGTTCGCATCGCCGCCGCAGCTAAGGCAATAGGATGTCCGGGTAAATTTTGGTTTACAGGGTATTCTTTAGGGGGGCAATTGGCGCTATGGGCGGTGAAGGTGGCTGGTGAGGTGATTAGGGACTATGGAGATTTAGGACTAGAAGATAGCGATATTGGCGGTGGTATGGTGATTTGTCCAAGCTTGGATTCGGAGCGATCGCTATCTTATCTAGTTACAAAGCCATTTGGTAGATATTTGGAAGCAGGGATTGCCCAAAATTTAAAAAAACTGGCGTGGCGAATTCATGATGCCCATCCTGGAAGCCTTGACCCAGAAGCGATTGAACGGGCGAACAGTATTTGGGGTTTTGACAATGAACTGGTAATTAAGCGACTTGGTTTTCCTTCCGTGGAGGCGTATTACCAAGCTAGTAGTGCTTTACAAATATTGCCGCAAATCTCGAAACCGACTTTGATTTTATATGCTGCCGATGACCCACTTTTTGACCCAGCTATCATACCGGAATTAGAACAAGCGTGCGATCGCAATCCTGCAATAGATTTGTTACTCACTCAATACGGCGGCCATGTTGGCTATTTGAGCAGTAAAGACTGCCAGCGTCAGGTAAACGATTCTGATCCTTGGTGGGCATGGAATCGGGTCTTACAATGGTTAGAGCAACAACGAATAGAGTAA
- the hetI gene encoding 4'-phosphopantetheinyl transferase HetI, which yields MTASNDIWLPAPTDFTLLPDDIHVWRIELDQPELQLQNLAATLSSDEMARAERFYFQEHRQRFIAGRGILRTILSRYLDIKPLQVQFNYQQRGKPVLADTFADSGLAFNLSHSQGLGLCAVNCTREIGVDLEYIRPMSDIEALAKRFFLPREYEMLRSLSPNQQQEVFFRYWTCKEAYLKATGDGLSQLEQIEVSLTPTEPAKLQITEDWSLFELVPANNYVAAVAVADFGWDLKCWQY from the coding sequence ATGACCGCTTCTAATGATATTTGGCTACCTGCACCCACGGATTTCACTTTGCTACCGGATGATATTCATGTCTGGCGTATAGAACTTGACCAACCAGAACTACAACTACAAAATTTAGCAGCAACTCTTTCCAGTGACGAAATGGCCCGTGCGGAACGGTTCTATTTTCAGGAACATCGGCAGCGTTTTATTGCTGGTCGTGGTATTTTGCGAACTATATTAAGTCGCTATTTAGATATCAAGCCTTTACAAGTGCAGTTTAATTATCAACAGCGTGGCAAACCAGTATTAGCAGATACATTTGCCGATAGTGGACTGGCGTTTAACTTGTCTCATTCCCAAGGGTTGGGTTTGTGTGCAGTGAATTGCACCAGAGAAATTGGTGTAGACCTAGAATATATTCGCCCGATGTCTGATATTGAAGCTCTTGCCAAACGGTTCTTTTTACCGAGAGAATATGAAATGTTGCGATCGCTATCTCCCAACCAACAGCAAGAGGTATTTTTCCGTTACTGGACTTGTAAGGAAGCTTATTTAAAAGCAACTGGAGACGGACTATCCCAGTTAGAGCAAATTGAAGTGTCGCTCACTCCCACAGAACCAGCCAAGTTACAGATAACTGAAGACTGGAGTTTATTTGAACTAGTACCCGCTAACAATTATGTTGCTGCTGTTGCGGTAGCAGATTTTGGCTGGGATTTAAAGTGTTGGCAATACTAA
- a CDS encoding thioester reductase domain-containing protein → MTIKQSFTADDIQIFLVSNLAKLLGVATDEIDVKEHLENYGLDSAQAMILVSNLEKLLGFQPSPLLLWHYPNIEALSQRLAEEVQEGSPVQDTKVVASNANTAPSVLDLGAEAVLDPTIHPGAASNVLVGEPKNIFLTGGTGFLGAFIIRELLQETNADIYCLVRAANAQEGKSKLQNNLEQYAIWQEEFTSRIIPIVGDLSLPLLGVGSEQFQILATNIDTIYHSGALLNYVFPYSALKAANVLGTQEVLRLACQVKVKPVHYVSSVAVFESTAYAGKVVKEQDEFNHWEGIYLGYSQTKWVAEKLVKIARDRGLPVTIHRPPLISGDSKTGICNTHDFINLMTKGCLQMGYFPDVDYMLDMSPVDYVSKAIVYLSRQKESIGKAFNLQHPQPAALKMLVEWIRSFGYSVEMIPYEKWQSELINNVTSADNPLYTLRPFLLERWSDEQLTIPDLYLQARRPHISCQDTLHALAGSSIACPPIDSQLFMTYTSYLIQSGFLNLA, encoded by the coding sequence ATGACTATAAAACAGTCTTTCACAGCAGACGATATTCAAATATTTTTGGTATCTAACTTAGCTAAGTTGCTAGGAGTCGCAACTGATGAAATAGATGTCAAAGAACATTTAGAAAACTATGGTTTGGATTCAGCCCAAGCAATGATTCTAGTCAGTAACTTAGAAAAGTTGCTCGGATTTCAACCATCTCCGTTGCTGCTGTGGCATTATCCAAATATTGAAGCTCTTTCACAGCGTTTAGCTGAAGAAGTGCAAGAAGGTTCACCAGTTCAAGATACAAAGGTAGTAGCCTCTAATGCCAATACTGCACCCTCTGTTCTAGATTTAGGTGCTGAGGCTGTTCTTGATCCTACCATCCATCCTGGTGCTGCATCTAATGTACTTGTGGGTGAACCCAAGAACATCTTTTTAACTGGAGGAACAGGCTTTTTAGGAGCTTTCATCATCCGGGAATTGCTACAAGAAACTAATGCGGATATCTATTGCTTAGTACGTGCTGCTAATGCCCAAGAAGGCAAAAGCAAACTCCAAAATAATCTGGAACAGTATGCTATTTGGCAGGAAGAATTTACCTCCAGAATTATTCCGATTGTCGGCGATTTATCTCTGCCATTGTTAGGTGTTGGTTCGGAACAGTTTCAAATTTTAGCTACCAATATTGATACTATATATCATAGTGGTGCTTTGTTAAATTATGTTTTTCCTTACTCAGCACTGAAAGCAGCCAATGTTTTAGGAACGCAAGAAGTTTTGAGATTGGCTTGTCAAGTTAAAGTCAAGCCTGTACATTACGTTTCTAGTGTTGCTGTTTTTGAATCCACTGCTTATGCTGGCAAGGTTGTCAAAGAGCAGGATGAATTCAATCATTGGGAAGGTATTTATCTTGGTTACTCCCAAACTAAATGGGTAGCTGAAAAGTTAGTTAAAATTGCTCGTGACCGTGGACTGCCTGTAACTATCCACAGACCACCACTGATTTCTGGTGATAGCAAAACAGGTATTTGTAACACACATGACTTTATCAATCTGATGACCAAAGGTTGTCTACAAATGGGATATTTTCCTGATGTAGATTATATGTTGGATATGTCACCTGTGGACTATGTAAGTAAAGCGATCGTTTATCTGTCAAGACAGAAAGAATCCATAGGTAAGGCTTTCAATTTACAACATCCCCAACCCGCCGCTTTAAAAATGCTAGTTGAGTGGATACGCTCATTTGGTTATTCAGTTGAAATGATTCCCTATGAAAAATGGCAATCTGAGTTAATCAATAATGTCACTTCTGCTGACAATCCTTTATACACTCTGCGGCCATTTTTACTGGAACGTTGGTCTGATGAACAACTGACTATTCCTGATTTGTATTTACAAGCTAGAAGACCCCATATTAGCTGCCAAGATACTCTTCATGCATTGGCAGGTAGTTCTATTGCTTGTCCTCCCATTGATTCTCAATTGTTTATGACTTATACTTCCTACTTGATTCAAAGCGGCTTCTTGAATCTCGCTTAG